A single genomic interval of Rosistilla ulvae harbors:
- a CDS encoding PrkA family serine protein kinase has product MATTNRTDIVQLYSESYSKHKQVRLSLKEYLEAAGSDPSLYASASERMVQAIGEPELIDTSNDPRLGRIFSNRTIKSYPTFKSFYGLEETIERIVGFFRHAAQGLEERKQILYLLGPVGGGKSSLAETLKRLMEKQPVYVLCAGDEISPIYESPLVLFDPVTMGSVLEEEYGIPRRRLAGYMSPWAIKRLDEYGGDISKFSVVRVTPSEQRGCCVAKTEPGDENNQDISSLVGKVDIRKLEYFGQDDADAYSYTGGLNRTTQGLLEFVEMFKAPLKMLHPLLTATQDGTYVGTENVGAMPYQGIIVAHSNESEWETFKANRSNEAFLDRICVVKVPYCLRVTEETQIYRKLIQNSQLGNAPCAPDTLELMSQFSVLTRLKEHENSSLHAKLHVYDGESLKDTDPQARTVQEYRDAAGVTEGMDGISTRFAYKILSETFNFDNEEVAADPVHLMYVLEQSIRREQLPEETEQRYLEFVKEELGTRYAEFIGNEIRKAYLESYHSYGQNLFDRYISYADAWIDDQDYKDPDTGQLMDRDLLNEELEKIEHPAGIGNAKDFRYEVVKFALRARAKNNGRNPDWTSYEKIREVIEKRMFSQIEELLPVISFGAKKDSQAQQKHSEFVDRMTQRGYTPRQVRRLVDWYMRVSKSS; this is encoded by the coding sequence ATGGCCACCACAAACCGAACGGACATCGTTCAGCTGTATTCCGAGAGCTACTCCAAACATAAACAAGTCCGACTCTCGTTAAAGGAATATTTAGAAGCTGCCGGGAGCGACCCAAGCCTCTACGCCTCCGCCTCCGAGCGGATGGTGCAAGCGATCGGCGAGCCCGAACTTATCGATACGTCCAACGATCCACGGCTGGGCCGGATCTTCTCGAACCGGACGATCAAGTCCTACCCGACGTTTAAGAGTTTCTACGGATTGGAAGAGACGATCGAGCGGATCGTCGGCTTCTTCCGCCACGCCGCCCAAGGTTTGGAGGAGCGCAAGCAGATCTTGTATCTGTTGGGCCCCGTCGGTGGTGGCAAAAGTTCGTTGGCCGAAACTTTAAAACGGTTGATGGAAAAGCAGCCGGTCTACGTGTTGTGCGCCGGCGACGAGATCAGCCCGATCTACGAGAGCCCGCTGGTGCTGTTCGATCCCGTAACGATGGGATCGGTGCTGGAGGAAGAATACGGCATCCCACGCCGCCGCTTGGCGGGCTACATGTCCCCCTGGGCGATCAAGCGACTGGACGAATACGGCGGCGACATCTCCAAATTTTCTGTCGTCCGCGTGACGCCGTCCGAACAACGCGGCTGCTGTGTCGCCAAAACCGAACCGGGCGACGAGAACAACCAGGATATCTCATCGCTTGTCGGTAAGGTCGACATTCGCAAACTGGAATACTTCGGCCAGGACGACGCCGACGCCTACTCCTACACCGGCGGGCTGAACCGCACGACGCAGGGGCTGTTGGAATTTGTCGAGATGTTCAAAGCGCCGCTGAAGATGCTGCATCCGCTGCTGACAGCGACGCAGGATGGTACCTATGTCGGCACCGAAAACGTCGGCGCGATGCCTTACCAAGGGATCATCGTCGCCCACTCCAACGAGTCCGAATGGGAGACGTTTAAAGCGAATCGCAGCAACGAAGCCTTCTTGGATCGGATCTGCGTCGTCAAGGTTCCGTATTGCTTGCGAGTGACCGAAGAGACGCAGATCTATCGCAAATTGATCCAGAACTCCCAACTTGGGAACGCTCCCTGCGCTCCCGATACGCTGGAGTTGATGTCGCAATTTTCGGTCCTTACGCGGTTGAAGGAGCACGAAAATTCGAGCCTGCACGCCAAGCTGCATGTCTACGATGGCGAGTCATTAAAAGATACCGACCCGCAGGCGCGGACGGTCCAGGAATATCGCGACGCCGCCGGCGTGACCGAGGGGATGGACGGGATCTCGACCCGCTTCGCCTACAAAATCCTCTCGGAGACCTTCAACTTCGACAACGAAGAGGTGGCTGCCGACCCAGTCCACCTTATGTACGTGCTGGAACAATCGATCCGCCGCGAGCAATTGCCCGAGGAGACCGAGCAGCGTTATCTGGAGTTTGTCAAAGAGGAGTTGGGGACGCGGTACGCCGAGTTTATCGGCAACGAGATTCGCAAAGCCTATCTCGAGTCGTACCACAGCTACGGCCAGAATCTGTTCGACCGCTACATCTCGTACGCCGACGCCTGGATCGACGACCAGGATTATAAAGATCCCGACACTGGCCAGTTGATGGATCGCGATCTTCTCAACGAGGAACTGGAGAAGATCGAACATCCCGCGGGGATCGGCAACGCGAAGGACTTCCGTTACGAAGTCGTCAAGTTTGCGCTGCGGGCTCGCGCCAAGAACAACGGTCGCAATCCCGATTGGACTTCGTACGAAAAGATTCGTGAAGTGATCGAGAAACGGATGTTCAGCCAGATCGAAGAGCTGTTGCCGGTGATCAGCTTTGGCGCCAAAAAGGACAGCCAAGCCCAGCAGAAGCACAGCGAATTTGTCGACCGCATGACGCAGCGTGGCTACACGCCACGCCAGGTCCGCCGCTTGGTCGATTGGTACATGCGGGTCAGCAAATCGAGCTGA